Proteins found in one Osmerus mordax isolate fOsmMor3 chromosome 20, fOsmMor3.pri, whole genome shotgun sequence genomic segment:
- the angptl2a gene encoding angiopoietin-related protein 2a yields MFLPTVIPLVLLLVSGPSSSLQGDAQEFESRDEVLEREFLYAGRQKRSVTPDPTSQADKCSYTFIVPQQKNTGAICVNSKEPEALLENRVNKQELELLNGELQKQRRQIESLQQLVEVDGGVVNEVKLLRKESRNMNARVTQLYMQLLHEIIRKRDNSLEVSQLENRVLNHTAEMGRLAARYRDLEHKYQHLSVLAGNQSALIVQMEQHCKRGGHAYDMERERARPVRPQPPVVPQLPPQRPAVPPIASKPYQPPTYTRNNNQITNEIQSDQNSKALPPPLPTMPTGTHSPSTTNKPSGPFKDCLQALEDGHTATGMYLVKPENANRLMQVWCDQRHDPGGWTVIQRRQDGSVNFFRNWETYKTGFGNIDGEYWLGLENIYWLTNQGTYKLLVMLEDWSGRKTFAEYASFRLESEADFYKLRVGRYHGNAGDSLTWHNGKQFTTLDRDHDVYTGNCAHYQKGGWWYNACAHSNLNGVWYRGGHYRSRYQDGVYWAEFRGGAYSLKKVSMMIRPNQNTFH; encoded by the exons ATGTTTCTCCCTACGGTGATTCCACTGGTGCTCCTGCTTGTCAGTGGGCCAAGTTCTTCTCTACAAGGAGATGCCCAGGAGTTTGAAAGCAGAGACGAAGTCCTGGAGAGGGAGTTCCTCTACGCAGGGCGCCAGAAACGCtccgtgacccctgaccccacctcGCAAGCTGACAAATGCTCCTACACCTTCATCGTCCCGCAGCAGAAGAACACGGGTGCTATCTGCGTCAACTCAAAGGAGCCCGAGGCGCTCCTGGAGAACCGGGTCAACAAACAGGAGCTGGAGCTCCTCAACGGCGAGCTGCAGAAGCAGCGGCGGCAGATCGAGTCGCTGCagcagctggtggaggtggaCGGCGGCGTGGTCAACGAGGTGAAGCTTCTGCGCAAGGAGAGCCGCAACATGAACGCCCGGGTCACTCAGCTCTACATGCAGCTGCTGCACGAGATCATCCGCAAGCGGGACAACTCCCTGGAGGTGTCGCAGTTGGAGAACCGCGTCCTCAACCACACGGCCGAGATGGGGAGGTTGGCCGCCCGCTACCGCGACCTGGAGCACAAGTATCAGCACCTCTCCGTCCTCGCGGGCAACCAGAGCGCGCTCATCGTGCAGATGGAACAGCACTGCAAACGAGGCGGACATGCATACGACATGGAGAGGGAACGGGCCCGTCCGGTTCGTCCGCAACCCCCAGTTGTCCCTCAGTTGCCCCCACAGAGGCCTGCAGTGCCTCCCATAGCAAGCAAACCCTACCAGCCACCCACCTACACCCGCAACAACAATCAGATCACCAACGAGATACAGAGCGACCAGAATTCGAAGGCACTGCCGCCGCCTCTACCAACCATGCCCACAGGCACCCACAGTCCTTCCACCACCAACAAGCCCTCTG GTCCCTTCAAAGACTGTCTTCAAGCTCTGGAGGATGGCCACACAGCCACCGGGATGTATCTGGTGAAGCCAGAGAATGCCAACCGACTCATGCAGGTTTGGTGCGACCAGAGGCATGACCCTGGTGGCTGGACTGTCATACAGAGACGCCAGGATGGCTCTGTCAACTTCTTCAGGAACTGGGAAACTTACAAG ACAGGCTTTGGCAACATCGATGGTGAGTACTGGTTAGGCCTCGAGAACATCTACTGGCTGACCAACCAGGGCACCTACAAGTTGCTGGTAATGCTGGAAGACTGGTCTGGCCGGAAGACCTTTGCAGAGTACGCAAGCTTCCGTTTGGAGTCCGAGGCAGACTTCTACAAGCTAAGGGTGGGACGTTACCACGGCAATGCTGGTGACTCCCTCACCTGGCACAATGGCAAGCAGTTTACCACCTTGGACAGGGATCACGATGTCTACACAG GTAACTGTGCCCACTACCAGAAAGGCGGTTGGTGGTACAATGCCTGTGCCCACTCCAACCTGAACGGCGTGTGGTACCGGGGTGGACACTACCGTAGCCGCTATCAAGATGGGGTATACTGGGCAGAGTTCAGAGGCGGGGCTTACTCTCTCAAGAAAGTGTCCATGATGATTCGTCCCAATCAGAACACCTTCCATTAA